One Myxococcota bacterium DNA segment encodes these proteins:
- the yidC gene encoding membrane protein insertase YidC, which yields MQDTPDFKRLFMAVFLMTALLMGYNAFFGPKTKALQPAPAPVQSTDTAGVKTAPMPLAPPRVETLNTPIVTQSLTRTLPDRGGIRGGYQATFSSEGARVSDFSLTGYQNPVHLAPYLVAESRDGNLTLSSASRYQLVNQDASSIAFQKTTPEDIRVIRRYRFSETPFVLQHELEFKNLSAVSKPISINLVMDTHEAQKADVEQLAAAFRFGKTHERFPLKDIKEQPETLSGTLTYAGFDRRYFFISVAPEQNNLTESATTQILKVGEHEGMRISLRHKTFTLAPGATQLFSYSSYIGPKELKLLDAAGHGLSENIDYGWFGVLSRPLLWLLIYINQWVLNFGLAIILLTVLIKLLTFPLTQKSFGAQQQMKKISPQLKEIQKKYAHDKAMLGQQQMAFYKEQGINPMAGCLPILIQMPVWFALYQMLGNSVELYEQPFYGWITDLTKPDPYYVMPVVMGLSMLISQWIMPPAIDESQPQMKYVMWFMPVFLTFVMLSMPAGLSIYMLVNNLLTIAQQMYIKQRSEVSA from the coding sequence ATGCAAGATACTCCTGATTTTAAACGCCTATTTATGGCGGTTTTCTTAATGACTGCTTTGCTCATGGGCTATAACGCCTTTTTTGGTCCTAAAACCAAAGCACTGCAGCCTGCGCCTGCGCCAGTTCAAAGCACAGATACCGCGGGAGTGAAAACTGCGCCGATGCCTTTAGCGCCTCCTCGCGTAGAAACGCTCAACACGCCGATTGTCACTCAAAGTCTAACCCGAACGCTTCCCGACAGGGGCGGCATTAGGGGCGGTTATCAAGCAACATTTAGCAGCGAAGGCGCCCGTGTCAGCGATTTTTCGTTAACTGGCTATCAAAACCCAGTTCATTTGGCGCCCTATCTGGTTGCTGAATCACGCGATGGTAATTTGACGCTCTCATCAGCTTCCAGATACCAATTGGTTAACCAAGACGCTTCCAGCATCGCTTTTCAAAAAACAACGCCAGAAGACATTCGAGTTATTAGACGGTATCGTTTCTCCGAAACACCTTTTGTCTTGCAACATGAGCTTGAATTTAAAAATTTAAGCGCCGTATCAAAGCCCATCTCGATTAACTTGGTCATGGACACACACGAGGCTCAAAAGGCCGATGTGGAACAATTGGCTGCAGCATTTCGCTTTGGCAAGACGCACGAACGCTTTCCTTTGAAAGACATCAAAGAACAGCCAGAAACCCTAAGCGGCACGCTCACCTATGCTGGCTTTGACCGTCGTTACTTCTTTATCAGCGTTGCCCCTGAGCAAAATAATCTGACTGAAAGCGCCACCACACAGATTTTAAAAGTAGGCGAGCATGAAGGTATGCGCATTAGCCTGCGTCATAAAACTTTCACACTGGCGCCAGGCGCGACTCAGCTTTTTAGCTACTCATCTTACATTGGACCGAAAGAGTTGAAGCTTTTGGATGCAGCGGGCCACGGGCTTTCAGAAAACATCGACTATGGTTGGTTTGGGGTGCTGAGCAGGCCCCTGCTATGGTTGCTGATTTATATTAATCAGTGGGTATTGAACTTCGGCTTAGCCATTATTCTGCTCACGGTCTTGATTAAGCTGCTAACTTTTCCGCTGACTCAAAAATCTTTTGGTGCGCAGCAGCAGATGAAAAAGATCAGCCCGCAGCTTAAAGAAATTCAAAAGAAATATGCTCATGACAAAGCCATGTTGGGCCAGCAGCAAATGGCGTTTTATAAAGAGCAAGGCATTAACCCGATGGCAGGTTGCTTGCCCATCTTGATCCAGATGCCCGTTTGGTTTGCTTTGTATCAGATGCTCGGCAACTCAGTAGAGCTTTACGAACAGCCATTTTACGGCTGGATCACCGATTTAACCAAGCCGGATCCTTATTATGTGATGCCAGTCGTCATGGGACTCAGCATGTTGATCAGCCAATGGATCATGCCGCCAGCCATTGATGAATCGCAACCACAGATGAAGTATGTCATGTGGTTTATGCCGGTTTTCCTAACCTTTGTGATGCTCAGCATGCCAGCCGGTCTTTCGATTTACATGCTGGTGAACAATCTTTTGACCATCGCTCAACAAATGTACATCAAGCAACGTTCAGAGGTGAGCGCGTGA
- the greA gene encoding transcription elongation factor GreA: MKYPMTQTGYDSLSEELRRLRTEIRPKVIQDVAEARSHGDLSENAEYDAAREKHSMVEGRIRDIESKIANAEVIHPHQINNSKVVFGVTVIIADTTSGEEQTWTLVGEDEADLKRSKISIGSPLARAMIGKAVGDQMELITPKGKRECEIVKILI, from the coding sequence ATGAAATACCCGATGACACAGACCGGCTATGACTCTCTTTCCGAAGAACTCAGACGCCTCAGAACAGAAATTCGACCTAAGGTCATTCAAGATGTGGCCGAAGCGAGATCTCATGGCGATTTGTCCGAAAACGCTGAATATGACGCAGCCCGAGAAAAACATTCGATGGTCGAAGGCAGAATTCGAGACATCGAAAGCAAAATAGCCAACGCAGAAGTCATTCATCCACATCAGATCAATAACTCCAAAGTCGTCTTTGGCGTGACTGTGATTATCGCAGATACAACTTCTGGCGAAGAACAGACCTGGACTTTGGTTGGTGAAGATGAAGCGGACCTCAAAAGATCAAAAATCAGCATCGGCAGCCCGTTGGCCCGCGCTATGATTGGTAAAGCCGTAGGGGATCAGATGGAACTCATCACCCCTAAAGGCAAACGTGAATGTGAAATCGTCAAAATTTTGATATAG
- a CDS encoding PD-(D/E)XK nuclease family protein: MPLVGQSEESSDFRAQHDALIAKPAFDQLVISGRVDLSELELSYLFKLASLGVKLKFELPVDESGQGFSLPTTALAARIEKHHNLENIEIVFKPFSKPPRWMRYEAPDLVQEARLVAQVASGYGADKRIAVSMRMLDRRALIFQDALKDQGLDLTVMALPDLLGKEFDLVIIADAAHGRLTLSREPDWPLSDADCFLVNRLMGRQVLRRFEEDPLEPSLFPARQALEPMWFLGACDAATETLLVTSSLVDEVYQAQAASELTKLSWLGEPSSLDLVNKPLGKLERLIETASHAKSSAKQGAFQMDTARFREKFGDKLGLSRERAFSATRIEAFAKCPFRAFIERLLEVDLNKPSGSDIDPRILGQLAHKILEGGDLALFKAEADLVLAEHPEIHKGVWDAMMLWLHEALVRLESNLRKNPPIPGAYQVASEKKLGPMVFPIAGTEIFLGGVADRIDKSPSADIVVDYKLSSLSSLRMRFAQSEVLKTHFQIPIYLKLLGSQRSLIGYPISIKDGAPGPMIDMTERLDELDQALMEVLTPVLQGYVPPGGPESCGDCRLKALCRQ; encoded by the coding sequence TTGCCATTGGTTGGGCAATCAGAAGAAAGCTCGGATTTTAGAGCGCAGCACGATGCGTTGATCGCCAAGCCTGCTTTTGATCAGTTGGTTATTTCGGGCAGGGTAGACTTAAGCGAGCTCGAGCTATCGTATCTGTTCAAGTTGGCTAGTCTAGGCGTCAAACTGAAGTTCGAACTACCGGTAGATGAATCGGGGCAAGGCTTTAGCTTGCCCACCACTGCGCTTGCTGCTCGCATTGAAAAGCATCATAATTTAGAAAATATCGAAATCGTCTTTAAGCCGTTTTCGAAGCCCCCTCGTTGGATGCGTTACGAAGCACCTGATTTGGTTCAAGAAGCACGTCTCGTTGCGCAAGTGGCCTCAGGCTACGGCGCTGATAAACGCATTGCTGTGTCTATGCGGATGCTCGATAGGCGGGCGTTGATTTTCCAGGACGCCCTAAAAGATCAGGGACTTGATTTGACCGTGATGGCGCTTCCTGACCTTTTGGGTAAAGAGTTCGACCTGGTAATTATCGCCGACGCAGCTCATGGCAGATTGACGCTTTCTAGAGAGCCCGATTGGCCACTATCCGATGCCGATTGCTTTCTGGTTAATCGCCTGATGGGCAGGCAAGTTTTAAGGCGCTTCGAAGAAGACCCGCTCGAGCCGAGCTTGTTTCCAGCGAGGCAAGCGCTGGAGCCTATGTGGTTTCTGGGCGCCTGCGATGCGGCGACAGAGACGCTGCTGGTGACTAGCTCTTTAGTAGATGAAGTGTATCAAGCTCAGGCTGCCAGCGAGCTTACTAAGCTTAGCTGGCTGGGTGAGCCGAGTTCTCTGGATCTGGTGAATAAGCCTTTAGGCAAGCTAGAGCGCCTGATCGAAACCGCTAGCCATGCTAAATCTTCCGCAAAGCAGGGCGCTTTTCAAATGGACACGGCTCGCTTCAGAGAAAAATTCGGTGACAAGTTGGGCTTGTCTAGGGAGCGCGCTTTCAGTGCGACGCGCATTGAAGCCTTCGCAAAATGCCCTTTTCGAGCATTTATTGAACGCCTATTAGAAGTAGATCTAAACAAGCCTTCCGGCAGTGATATCGACCCACGCATTTTGGGTCAACTCGCTCATAAGATTTTAGAAGGTGGTGATTTAGCGCTTTTTAAAGCTGAGGCCGACTTGGTGTTGGCTGAGCATCCTGAAATTCACAAAGGTGTTTGGGATGCCATGATGCTCTGGCTTCATGAAGCACTGGTTCGCTTAGAGTCCAACCTGCGCAAAAACCCGCCTATCCCCGGTGCGTACCAGGTTGCGTCTGAAAAAAAACTGGGACCGATGGTATTTCCCATTGCCGGAACTGAAATATTTCTGGGCGGCGTCGCGGATCGAATTGATAAAAGCCCGAGCGCTGATATCGTTGTGGATTATAAACTGTCATCACTCAGCAGCCTACGCATGCGCTTTGCTCAGTCGGAAGTGTTAAAGACGCATTTTCAGATACCGATTTATCTAAAGCTGCTTGGATCACAGCGATCGCTTATAGGCTACCCAATATCCATCAAAGACGGCGCCCCTGGCCCCATGATAGATATGACCGAGCGCCTAGATGAACTTGACCAAGCGCTCATGGAAGTCTTAACCCCGGTACTTCAAGGCTACGTTCCTCCGGGCGGCCCAGAAAGTTGCGGGGATTGCCGCCTAAAAGCCCTATGCCGCCAATAA
- a CDS encoding DUF1566 domain-containing protein — protein MHYRHYLAGIFLFASITAQAQILKMRAPEIWTPGLRPAQQALSQITKSVASAETIKRNAAERESGMSVLGKERSLGSNVRKHRQQIKTLRSELSEALRDVRVNDPRSANVVRSELYDLLNKKPADEQGEESSLFGQQDVPGTFCDVSAQAQSIQGPVAWTAPTAGTAAAGAGGPSPQLGPAPQAPAPLSAIVNPTPTLAVAAEPTVRTQPMTVSPLARVGDWYQGPRESKTVPALEWELGRMGTTKMTFEDAQAYAASRAHADWRLPTIWELEALYQQQNVLGSDLDTEWFWSDTAVVSRPRAHWFVHFSGEHVYSSRLLIRSRVRLVRSRDGWFIGL, from the coding sequence ATGCATTATCGACACTATCTTGCCGGAATATTTCTATTTGCTTCTATAACGGCTCAAGCTCAGATACTAAAGATGCGAGCGCCAGAAATATGGACACCTGGCCTTCGCCCAGCACAACAAGCGCTCAGCCAAATTACAAAAAGCGTTGCTTCAGCAGAGACGATTAAGCGCAATGCTGCCGAACGAGAGAGCGGCATGTCTGTTCTCGGCAAAGAGAGATCTTTAGGCTCAAACGTCAGAAAACACCGACAACAAATTAAAACATTGCGCTCGGAGCTGAGTGAAGCGTTGCGAGATGTACGCGTCAACGATCCTCGGTCGGCCAATGTGGTACGGAGCGAACTATACGATTTATTGAACAAGAAGCCAGCAGACGAACAAGGCGAAGAGTCATCTCTGTTCGGCCAGCAAGATGTGCCAGGAACTTTTTGTGATGTATCGGCTCAAGCTCAGAGTATTCAAGGCCCAGTTGCTTGGACAGCACCCACGGCCGGTACTGCAGCTGCTGGCGCAGGCGGTCCATCGCCGCAACTTGGGCCTGCTCCGCAGGCACCTGCACCTCTATCAGCGATAGTTAACCCCACCCCAACTCTTGCTGTTGCCGCTGAGCCTACGGTTCGCACTCAGCCGATGACAGTGTCGCCTTTGGCGCGTGTGGGAGATTGGTACCAAGGTCCTAGAGAATCAAAAACTGTTCCTGCTCTAGAGTGGGAGCTCGGGCGAATGGGCACTACTAAAATGACCTTTGAAGACGCGCAAGCCTATGCAGCATCGCGTGCACATGCTGACTGGCGTTTGCCAACGATTTGGGAATTAGAAGCTTTGTATCAACAGCAGAATGTTTTAGGCAGTGATTTGGATACCGAATGGTTTTGGTCAGATACAGCGGTCGTTAGCCGTCCCAGAGCTCATTGGTTCGTCCACTTCAGCGGTGAACATGTGTACAGCAGTCGCCTGCTCATCCGTAGTCGCGTTCGGTTGGTTCGCTCACGAGACGGGTGGTTTATTGGTCTATAA
- a CDS encoding tetratricopeptide repeat protein: MPRAEGDLMRADIAKLRGELAVTQRDQGDALKLIDSRLKHVEDGTFKQNAERSLEKDKLLTEVEQLKAQLEDLQSTKSSAPAEVSTESKADLVAQIKTSFEDKSFEKAIAGCDAFLTKYAGDKQFSPQVLYWRGDSYYELGEYKKAVLSFQELLTKYQNFSKIPEALYKVGLSLEALKFKDDAAVFYNEIIEKHAKSPFAAKAKDQLKKRKK; the protein is encoded by the coding sequence GTGCCGCGGGCAGAAGGCGACCTCATGCGCGCTGACATCGCCAAATTAAGAGGCGAATTGGCCGTAACCCAGCGTGATCAAGGCGACGCACTTAAACTGATCGATTCCAGATTGAAGCATGTCGAAGACGGCACGTTTAAGCAAAATGCTGAACGTTCTCTTGAAAAAGACAAGCTTTTAACGGAAGTCGAACAGCTTAAGGCACAGCTTGAAGATTTGCAGAGTACCAAATCGAGCGCGCCAGCTGAAGTTTCCACCGAAAGCAAAGCCGATTTGGTTGCTCAAATCAAAACTTCCTTCGAAGACAAAAGCTTTGAAAAAGCGATTGCGGGTTGCGATGCATTTTTAACGAAGTATGCAGGTGACAAGCAATTTTCGCCGCAGGTTTTGTATTGGCGCGGAGACTCGTACTATGAGCTAGGTGAGTACAAAAAGGCCGTTTTGTCTTTTCAAGAATTGCTGACCAAATATCAAAATTTCAGTAAAATCCCCGAAGCTTTATACAAAGTAGGCTTGTCTTTAGAAGCGCTGAAATTTAAAGATGACGCGGCGGTATTTTATAACGAAATCATAGAAAAACATGCCAAAAGCCCGTTTGCGGCCAAAGCCAAAGACCAGCTCAAAAAGAGGAAGAAGTAG
- a CDS encoding nucleotidyltransferase family protein: MSVKALFALNQVSELVRLVRLFEAKSIPLVSIKGPLLALELYGDLGARSSNDLDFVIRPQDIFLADDILCTEGYERFLFSPAQRKSHLKHSKDFVYWHPRKQICLELHWRLFQDIGCFSVFDVPLQEIRVGDQNIKQLSPEYNLLYLCAHGSESLWQRGQWGLDIKFLLERYGNLDWHLLWKVAENYDLTRFLKEGLTRHCEARSDAAIQDPGLLRLARNDNYVWQLNAWVHRLNLRAKLKNKAKFCLSLFIPRVNDFQDLALPDYLFFAYYLARPILALRRNLVRIRAAARFRAAFAVTSTATAATGLHAAIAHATKSFLKTDQD, encoded by the coding sequence ATGTCCGTAAAAGCGCTTTTCGCTTTAAATCAGGTTTCAGAACTGGTGCGTTTGGTGCGGCTATTTGAAGCTAAATCGATACCGTTGGTTTCTATTAAAGGTCCGCTGTTGGCATTGGAGCTTTATGGTGATTTAGGGGCACGGAGTTCTAACGACCTTGATTTTGTCATTCGGCCACAAGATATATTCTTGGCAGATGATATTTTGTGCACGGAAGGTTATGAACGGTTTTTGTTTAGTCCTGCGCAACGGAAATCTCATTTGAAGCACAGCAAAGACTTTGTTTATTGGCACCCTAGAAAGCAGATTTGCTTAGAACTGCACTGGCGCTTATTTCAAGATATAGGGTGTTTTTCGGTGTTTGATGTCCCGCTTCAGGAAATCCGAGTGGGAGACCAAAATATCAAGCAGCTTTCGCCTGAATATAACCTGTTATATTTGTGCGCCCATGGCAGTGAGTCTTTGTGGCAGAGGGGGCAATGGGGCTTAGATATCAAGTTTCTATTGGAGCGGTATGGCAATTTGGACTGGCATCTGCTTTGGAAAGTCGCTGAGAATTATGATTTAACGCGCTTTTTAAAAGAAGGTCTAACTCGTCATTGCGAGGCGCGAAGCGACGCGGCAATCCAGGATCCTGGATTGCTTCGCTTGGCTCGCAATGACAATTACGTTTGGCAGCTCAACGCTTGGGTGCATCGGCTGAACTTACGAGCGAAACTAAAAAATAAAGCCAAGTTCTGTTTAAGTTTGTTCATCCCAAGGGTGAACGACTTTCAGGACTTGGCTTTGCCAGATTATCTGTTTTTCGCTTACTATCTGGCGAGACCGATCTTAGCGCTGCGACGGAATTTGGTTCGGATCCGTGCTGCAGCTAGATTTCGAGCAGCATTTGCAGTCACTTCGACCGCAACTGCAGCTACCGGACTTCATGCAGCAATTGCACATGCCACCAAAAGCTTTTTGAAGACCGATCAAGATTAG
- a CDS encoding diacylglycerol kinase family protein, with product MNGTFGNPYLIVNPQSNRGLAKASLDLILPEMLATWPSLKVLETDRGGHATDLALLAIAENATVILVLGGDGTLNEVVNAMGDQCQIPLGVLPCGSGNDTAKSLGIPSETKNLVRHLLNARVKMIDLGLVTSKTHTRYFLNVASCGISAVIAQNVRARESNLSGWAYYFETFKAIFSFKPKQLSVDIDGKNIRHPRCSLLAFANGRYFGGGMQIAPGASLDDGRFDEIAVSNMGLGFFLRHGAKVYRGLHLELPQVYKMRGRVAKVDCISKEPFYIETDGEDAGTLPARFEILPRCLPVLV from the coding sequence GTGAATGGCACTTTCGGCAACCCCTACCTAATTGTCAATCCCCAATCGAATCGGGGCTTGGCGAAGGCTAGTTTAGATCTCATTTTGCCCGAAATGTTGGCAACTTGGCCTAGCCTTAAGGTCCTTGAGACTGACCGCGGCGGCCATGCCACCGACTTGGCGCTTTTGGCCATTGCTGAAAATGCGACGGTGATTTTGGTGCTCGGTGGGGATGGCACTTTAAACGAAGTGGTGAACGCCATGGGTGATCAATGCCAAATTCCTTTGGGCGTTTTGCCTTGCGGCTCAGGCAACGACACCGCAAAAAGCTTGGGCATTCCAAGTGAGACCAAAAACTTGGTCCGGCATTTACTGAATGCTCGCGTTAAAATGATCGACTTAGGTTTGGTAACTTCTAAAACTCACACTCGATATTTTTTGAACGTTGCCAGCTGCGGCATTTCAGCGGTGATCGCCCAAAACGTGCGTGCACGAGAGAGCAATTTGAGCGGCTGGGCTTATTATTTCGAAACGTTCAAAGCCATTTTTTCTTTTAAACCTAAGCAATTAAGCGTTGATATTGATGGTAAAAATATTCGGCATCCCAGATGCTCGTTGCTGGCTTTTGCGAACGGTCGATATTTTGGCGGCGGTATGCAAATTGCGCCAGGCGCTAGTTTAGATGACGGTCGCTTTGACGAAATCGCGGTATCCAATATGGGCCTGGGATTTTTTCTGAGACATGGGGCCAAGGTATACCGAGGTTTGCATCTTGAGCTTCCTCAGGTATATAAGATGCGGGGTCGAGTCGCAAAAGTAGATTGCATCTCTAAAGAACCCTTCTATATTGAAACGGATGGTGAGGATGCGGGTACGCTTCCTGCAAGATTTGAAATTTTACCCAGGTGTTTGCCTGTGTTGGTTTAA
- a CDS encoding PqqD family peptide modification chaperone, protein MSFTKLGPKRIAGNMTIALNERIIRNSDLISASFDEDLVMLSIQTGRYYGVNSVGRRIWELLEESRTVASLCDRLVQEFEVTPLKCQEEVLIFLNALNEQGLLLKQSAV, encoded by the coding sequence ATGTCATTCACCAAATTAGGCCCGAAGCGTATAGCAGGTAATATGACCATCGCATTGAACGAACGAATCATCAGAAACTCCGACCTGATCAGCGCTTCGTTTGATGAAGACTTGGTGATGCTCAGTATACAAACAGGCAGATATTATGGCGTTAATTCCGTTGGAAGGCGTATTTGGGAGTTGCTTGAAGAATCCCGGACCGTGGCATCACTATGTGACCGCCTGGTCCAGGAATTCGAGGTAACACCACTTAAGTGCCAAGAAGAAGTTTTGATTTTTTTAAACGCGTTAAACGAGCAGGGCTTGTTGTTGAAGCAGTCTGCTGTCTGA
- a CDS encoding lasso peptide biosynthesis B2 protein, with product MPFQSIANKLRGKAKIENPAVNQWIRSWVQRVSLQVPWQAKCLEQTLATKLMLRRRRLANKLYLGVKREHQVFTAHAWLEHEDAVGYVALECFEDVCP from the coding sequence ATGCCCTTCCAGTCCATTGCTAACAAGTTGCGTGGTAAAGCCAAAATCGAAAACCCTGCCGTTAATCAATGGATTCGCAGCTGGGTGCAGCGAGTTTCTCTACAAGTGCCTTGGCAGGCAAAGTGTCTCGAGCAAACCTTGGCAACCAAGTTGATGCTGCGGCGGCGGCGACTCGCTAATAAACTTTATTTAGGCGTTAAACGCGAGCATCAGGTCTTTACCGCTCATGCGTGGCTGGAACATGAAGATGCGGTCGGCTACGTGGCGCTTGAATGCTTCGAGGATGTATGTCCGTAA
- a CDS encoding RNA pseudouridine synthase — translation MSSIQASVKTPLQILDQGKHHLVVFKPSNMVVVTGRGAPKPTLLDVAIAEFGKGIRPVHRLDRGTTGCCILAKDLFGQQALSNAFRKHLVNKTYLAIIEGVPDFKKLSVDARLKRVDTPNNKKSLAHQTIAEDGERALTHLKVLSTTDGLTLIEARPVTGRMHQIRAHLSHLGFPIIGDILYGSKRDYAPHSLALHAYSVDFPVPEGGRKKIVAEPDERFAALAKLP, via the coding sequence ATGAGTTCTATCCAAGCAAGCGTCAAGACCCCCCTTCAAATTTTAGATCAAGGCAAACACCACCTTGTGGTCTTTAAGCCTTCTAACATGGTGGTGGTCACAGGGCGCGGTGCGCCTAAACCAACGTTGCTCGATGTGGCTATTGCCGAGTTTGGCAAAGGCATTCGCCCAGTGCATCGCCTCGATCGCGGCACTACCGGTTGCTGCATCTTGGCCAAAGACCTTTTTGGGCAACAAGCTTTGAGTAACGCCTTTCGCAAGCACTTGGTTAACAAAACCTATCTGGCGATTATTGAAGGCGTGCCCGATTTCAAGAAATTAAGCGTCGATGCACGTCTGAAACGCGTGGATACGCCCAACAATAAAAAGAGCCTAGCGCACCAAACCATTGCAGAAGATGGTGAGCGCGCACTGACACATTTGAAAGTGCTTTCAACGACAGACGGGTTAACGCTCATTGAAGCTAGGCCCGTCACGGGTCGCATGCATCAAATAAGGGCGCATCTTAGTCATTTAGGCTTTCCAATTATTGGCGATATTTTGTATGGGTCAAAACGAGATTACGCACCCCATTCGTTAGCGCTTCATGCATACAGTGTTGATTTTCCGGTCCCAGAAGGCGGGCGCAAAAAAATCGTGGCTGAGCCCGATGAACGCTTTGCCGCCCTTGCTAAATTGCCCTGA
- the pal gene encoding peptidoglycan-associated lipoprotein Pal, giving the protein MKFVMVSALFMMSACHQSTSGTCKKDTDCKEGVCVFGKCQECAVDADCKDGKTCQNAQCLNPDQQPKTCTDSGDCGTGMVCAAGICAPSTGPTQSLSCAITGVVHFDFNGYDVKSDTRDQLNEIASCMRSNPGQKFVLSGNTDERGTVEYNLALGEKRAQTVAQYLQNSGIDGSRMTIISYGKEKPVDTEHNEEAWSKNRRTDITLD; this is encoded by the coding sequence TTGAAATTTGTAATGGTTTCCGCTTTGTTCATGATGTCCGCGTGCCATCAATCCACTTCAGGTACCTGCAAAAAAGACACCGACTGCAAAGAAGGCGTTTGCGTATTTGGAAAATGCCAGGAATGTGCGGTAGATGCTGACTGCAAAGACGGCAAAACTTGTCAAAACGCCCAGTGCCTAAACCCTGATCAGCAACCTAAAACCTGCACTGATTCAGGCGATTGCGGCACCGGCATGGTTTGCGCCGCTGGTATTTGCGCTCCGAGCACAGGTCCTACCCAATCTTTAAGCTGTGCGATCACAGGCGTGGTCCATTTTGATTTCAATGGCTACGACGTTAAGTCAGACACTCGTGATCAGTTAAATGAAATTGCCTCCTGTATGCGCTCGAATCCGGGTCAAAAATTTGTTCTTTCCGGTAACACCGATGAAAGAGGCACGGTAGAATACAACTTGGCTTTAGGTGAAAAACGCGCTCAAACCGTAGCTCAATACTTGCAAAACTCTGGAATTGATGGTTCTAGAATGACTATTATCTCTTATGGAAAGGAAAAACCCGTTGATACAGAACACAACGAAGAAGCTTGGTCTAAAAACCGGCGCACAGACATTACTTTGGACTAG
- a CDS encoding isocitrate/isopropylmalate family dehydrogenase produces the protein MMLGKIAVIPGDGIGPEVIAEGAELLEALGFELTFFDWGADKWLRDGIGLPKDALKMLSENFDAIYFGALGDKRIPDMAHGREILLGLRLGLDLYINLRPVQLLHPSLAVLKSSAPIDFMVFRENTQDCYSGAGRSLHTGTDQEQTCDESLHTFTGVERIIRQAFEYAIKHGKSSVTLGHKSNAIKFGGALWQKTFQALAREYPNIAPKELYIDTMAMEFVRAPEQFEVIVTSNLFGDILTDLGAGITGGLGYAASANIHPGKISLFEPVHGSAPDIAGKNLANPMAAFLSAGLMMEFLGHHDLAKNIKKAVISAIELCGQKGTREVGTYIRAQIL, from the coding sequence ATGATGTTAGGTAAAATTGCTGTCATTCCCGGAGATGGCATTGGCCCAGAGGTCATTGCCGAAGGTGCCGAGTTGCTTGAAGCCCTTGGTTTTGAGCTGACGTTTTTCGACTGGGGCGCAGACAAATGGCTTCGCGATGGCATTGGCTTGCCCAAAGACGCGCTTAAAATGCTGTCCGAGAATTTCGACGCCATCTATTTCGGCGCACTCGGAGATAAACGCATCCCCGACATGGCGCATGGGCGCGAAATTCTGCTGGGCCTGCGTTTAGGGCTGGATCTCTATATCAACCTGAGACCAGTTCAGCTTTTGCATCCCAGCTTAGCCGTGTTGAAAAGCAGTGCGCCTATTGATTTCATGGTCTTCAGAGAAAACACGCAAGATTGCTACTCTGGTGCGGGGCGCAGCCTACACACAGGAACTGACCAAGAGCAAACTTGCGATGAAAGCCTGCATACTTTCACAGGCGTTGAGCGCATTATCAGGCAAGCATTCGAATATGCGATAAAGCATGGCAAAAGCTCCGTAACGCTTGGTCACAAATCGAATGCTATCAAATTTGGTGGCGCGCTTTGGCAAAAGACCTTCCAGGCTCTGGCGCGCGAATATCCAAACATCGCGCCTAAAGAACTTTATATTGACACCATGGCCATGGAATTTGTCCGAGCACCTGAGCAGTTTGAAGTTATCGTAACCTCCAATCTGTTTGGCGATATTTTAACCGACCTGGGTGCGGGCATTACCGGCGGGCTTGGTTATGCAGCCAGCGCGAACATCCACCCTGGCAAAATTAGCCTCTTTGAACCTGTCCACGGATCAGCGCCTGACATTGCAGGCAAAAATCTAGCCAATCCCATGGCAGCATTCTTAAGCGCCGGGCTTATGATGGAGTTTTTAGGCCACCATGATCTCGCTAAAAATATTAAAAAAGCAGTCATTTCAGCAATCGAACTCTGTGGACAAAAAGGCACCAGAGAAGTAGGAACTTATATCAGAGCTCAAATCCTATGA